TCAAGCGCTCCACGTCGTCCGCGTCGCGGTAGCGCGACTTCCGCCCCTGGACGTTGATGATCGTGCAAAAACTGCAACTGAACGGACAGCCCCGGCCGGCGTCGAAGCAGGCGAGGTCGCGGAAGTAGCGGCTCACGTGCTCTTTGGGAAGAAACGGTATGGGCTGCCCTTCCATGTGCGGCAGGTCTTCCATGAAATTATAAATCGGTTGGAGCCGGCGCTCGTGCGCGTCTTTCAGGATCGCCGCCAGGCGGCCTTCCTCCGCCTCGCCCGCGAACAACGTGATCCCCATGGCGAGCGCTTCTTTGAGGCCGTCAGGCAGCTCGGGAAGCATCGCGATGCAGCCGCTCGCGTGAAAGCCGCCGATCGCGACTTGAATGCCGGCGGCGCGGAACTGCCGCGCGATATCCATCGCACGGGGGAATTGATTAGATTGAACGCCGATGAGACATACGAGACCATAGTTGCCGTTCTGCTTAAAACGGCGGATGATTTTTTTGATCGGCACGACGATATTCGTTTCGTCATAGACCCCGACGGAGATCTCGACGTTGTCGCCCAGGACGCGCCGCTCGATGGCGTCGAGCGCCAGTCCGTAGACGCTCGAGAGAGAATTGGAGGGAATCCAGGCGCGCCACCACTGAATGACGTAGCCGTTGTCGTCGTAGTGGGACGGCTTGATCAGCTCGAGATAGAACCTCTTGGCCTTGCCGCCGATAGCGCCCATTAATGAGGATGTATCAAAAAGGGTCGCAACTTGGCAAGAGAGCAGCCTCTCACACGTTGACATAGTTCTCACGAACTGGCATAAGCTTCGGGTCTTCGAGATAAATTTTGCAACCCTAAAGTGGAGCTTTCATGATGCACCATCGATCGGTACGATTTCTTGCGCTTCTTTCGCTCGTTGTCTTGCCATCGACGACCGGGTCCGGCGAAGCGATTCCGTTCGTCCCCTCGCCCATGATCGTCGTCGACCGCATGCTTCAGCTCGCCGAAGTCCGGAAAGACGACGTGATCTACGATCTGGGCTGCGGCGACGGCCGCATTCTTATTACCGCGGCGAAAAGATACGGCGCGAGAGGAGTCGGTGTCGATATGAATCCGCTATTGGTGGATGAGGCCAGGCGCAAGGCTGCCGAGGAGGGCGTGAGCCACCTGGTCGAGTTCCGCGCCGGAGACGGATTGCAGGTGGATATTTCCGCGGCGACGGTGGTGACCCTTTACATGTACAAATGGTTCAACAATGAGATGCGCCCGAAGCTGCAGCGGCTAAAGCCCGGCTCGCGGGTGGTCGCTCACGACTACGACATCGACGACTGGAAGCCGACAAAAATCGAGACCGTGGATGTGAGCGCGGATCCATCATCATCCGAATACCACGGCACCCGCACGCTTTACTTGTGGAAGGTCGAGGCGCAACCCGCCGCTCCGTAAAGTCGCCGTCTCGGAGCAGCCGCGCTTTTTCAGCCTGACAAGTTCGGCCTCGCCCGGCGTTTCGACGCCGCAGATCTTCCGGCAGCCGCCGACTCGTCGTCATCCAACGCCTCTCGACGGATGAAAATCGTTGATGATCAGAGGACCGATCGAAGTCGTGCTTTGAACGATCTGCGTGACGGATTGGGGCTGATAGTCCCGCGGAATGCCCAGGTCGAAGATATGATTGCCGGTCTCCACCATGAGCGTCTCGTTGGTGAACCCGGCGTCCTGGCCATCGATGCGAACCTTACGCGTTGTCGGATAACTGATGACGACGTATTCCATGGCGGCTCCTCGCTGCTGGGGTGATGTCGAACTCTGGAACAGAAATCTGTTCTTATAGAATTATCATTACAGTGCTCATTGGCCCTCATACTCTGACACGCGGGACGCTGTCAAGAATTATTTTTGCCGGTTTCGTTTCCGCTGCGAGCCGCGTCCGCTTTTCACGCGGCGCCGGATTGTCCACCGCGGCGAAGCGGAGTATAAATCCGCTGTGGAAGACAAAGTCCAGCATGCCTCCGTCAATGGAATTCGCCTTGCGTACGAGAAGACGGGCGCCGGTTACCCGCTGCTGCTGATTCATGGCTTCCCGCGCGACCGGCGTCTGTGGCGCAAGGTGACGCCAGGTTTAGCGGAACGGTTCAGTGTAGTCGCCATGGACCGGCGCGGCTACGGCGAATCCGATCGGCCACCGGACGCCGCAGGCTACGACAACCGGACGATGGCGGCGGATGCGCTGGGTTTGGCGCGCTCGCTTGGATGGGAGAAGTTCATGGTGGTCGGCCACGACCGGGGCGCGCCCGTCGCGCAGAGATTGGCCGCCGACCGCCCGGAAAATATCGCCGCCCTCGTCATGCTCGACTGTCTCCCTTTCGGGTTGAGGGATGACCGCCCGCGAGATCCGAGCGGACGCGGTTGGTACATGGATTTTTTTCGCCAGAGAGGCGTCGCCGAAAAAATCATCGGACAAGACCCGCGTCTGTTCTTCTCGTTGTTTTTGCAGCGTCACTCTCATCTGACGCCGGAGGAGCAGGAAAATTTTTTGGCGCCCTTCTGCCGCCCCGGCTCGGTCGCGGCCGTCCTCGCGGACTATCGACACGCCCTGGAAGACGACGCGGCGTACTGGAAAGACTGGTTTCAGAGCGGGAACAAGATCACGACCCCGGTCTGCGCACTCTGGTCGGAGAGAGGCCCGGTTGCCCGGCAAGCCGTGCTGGAAGCTTGGCGCGCGGCCGCGCGCGACGTGCGCGGCGCGGTGATTTCCAACTGCGCCCATTATCTACAGGAAGAGCAGCCGGACGCCGTCGTCGAGCAGATCTTGCGCTTCGCCGACGAGATAGGTATTTCATAGCGAAGCGGAAAGCGGCTATCCAACAACTCTACTCCAATGGACGTTGCCGATGGGTGAAACCCGCGTCGATCTGCTGCATCTTCTCGAAGATTTGCGCGACGCTTATCCGGGGTCGATCGAGGAGACGATTCTCACTGAAATCATTGCCAACGCCCTCGACTCCGGCGCCACCGAGATCGCTTTTGACGCCGAGCCCGCGCACAGTACCTTGACGACCGTGGACAACGGCTCCGGGATGCGCCGCCGGGAATTGGCGCGCTACCACGACGTCGCCGCCAGCACCAAAACGCGCGGGCAAGGCATCGGCTTCGCCGGCGTCGGCATCAAGCTCGGACTGCTGGTCTGCGAGGAAGTCGTGACGGAGACGCGCCGCGGCAAAAGCCATGTCGCGACTTCCTGGCGTCTGGCGTCGCGCCATCGCGCGCCGTGGAAGTGGGTCCCGCCTCCCGGCCTGGCGCCCGAAAGGGGAACAGCGGTCCGTCTCAAAGTTCACAACGCTCTCTCTCCCTTGCTCGATCCCGGTTTTCTCGAAGCCGCCGTGCGCCGGCACTACCAGCCTTTGCTCGATCCGACCTTCGACGATTTTATCGCCGCGCATTATCCCGCAGGCGTCGCGATCCGCGTCAACGGCCGGCGGCTGGAAAAACAGCGATGGACGGCGCCGCTCGAAGGTCCGTTGGAAATTCGCCTGATGCGCAAACGCAAGCCTTCGGCTTTCGGCTATCTGATCCGGGAAGACATTCCTCTTCCCGAAGAGCAGCGCGGGCTCGCGATCAGCACCTACGGAAAAGTTATTCGCAGAGGGTGGGATTGGCTGGGGCTGACGCCTTCCGCGCCGGAGCGCGTGGGCGGTTTGATCGAGGTGCCGGAGTTGGCGGCTTGCCTGACTCTCAATAAAG
The DNA window shown above is from Candidatus Binatia bacterium and carries:
- a CDS encoding class I SAM-dependent methyltransferase, with the translated sequence MMHHRSVRFLALLSLVVLPSTTGSGEAIPFVPSPMIVVDRMLQLAEVRKDDVIYDLGCGDGRILITAAKRYGARGVGVDMNPLLVDEARRKAAEEGVSHLVEFRAGDGLQVDISAATVVTLYMYKWFNNEMRPKLQRLKPGSRVVAHDYDIDDWKPTKIETVDVSADPSSSEYHGTRTLYLWKVEAQPAAP
- a CDS encoding alpha/beta hydrolase, with amino-acid sequence MEDKVQHASVNGIRLAYEKTGAGYPLLLIHGFPRDRRLWRKVTPGLAERFSVVAMDRRGYGESDRPPDAAGYDNRTMAADALGLARSLGWEKFMVVGHDRGAPVAQRLAADRPENIAALVMLDCLPFGLRDDRPRDPSGRGWYMDFFRQRGVAEKIIGQDPRLFFSLFLQRHSHLTPEEQENFLAPFCRPGSVAAVLADYRHALEDDAAYWKDWFQSGNKITTPVCALWSERGPVARQAVLEAWRAAARDVRGAVISNCAHYLQEEQPDAVVEQILRFADEIGIS
- a CDS encoding ATP-binding protein; this encodes MGETRVDLLHLLEDLRDAYPGSIEETILTEIIANALDSGATEIAFDAEPAHSTLTTVDNGSGMRRRELARYHDVAASTKTRGQGIGFAGVGIKLGLLVCEEVVTETRRGKSHVATSWRLASRHRAPWKWVPPPGLAPERGTAVRLKVHNALSPLLDPGFLEAAVRRHYQPLLDPTFDDFIAAHYPAGVAIRVNGRRLEKQRWTAPLEGPLEIRLMRKRKPSAFGYLIREDIPLPEEQRGLAISTYGKVIRRGWDWLGLTPSAPERVGGLIEVPELAACLTLNKGDFIRAGARGAAYLAFRKGIQEAVSKQLAAWGDARETAEDARPKEVRPLQRDLAHVLEDLAREFPLLTSLVEHRAGGQKRLALGSSGGVAASRALVTASVMGQAEVEQDLEDAKESTVQEPSDGKPQDAEPAQAEASNHDGIMLPGKSGARKPAHYGLDIQFENRPEDLEIGRLQESTVWVNRAHPAYRRALASRSIGYHIALAVAMALAPLAVESANEHGFVTAFLSRWGEALAEPASRRRKKL